A genomic stretch from Streptomyces sp. QL37 includes:
- a CDS encoding sugar O-acetyltransferase produces the protein MPTDHFANDPRTNLERMLAGDLYVADDPEIGRRQQRAMRLAARFQAAYTEDPDEARTILAELLDSVGEGVDLRPPLYVDYGSNIAIGARTFVNYHLTALDVARITIGEDCQIGPNVQLLTPTHPVEPEPRRDKLEAALPITIGDNVWLGGGVIVCPGVTIGSNSVIGAGAVVTKDIPADVVAVGNPARVVRSV, from the coding sequence ATGCCGACGGACCACTTCGCCAACGATCCCCGCACCAACCTCGAGCGCATGCTCGCCGGTGACCTCTACGTCGCCGACGACCCGGAGATCGGCCGGAGGCAGCAGCGGGCCATGCGCCTCGCGGCCCGCTTCCAGGCCGCCTACACCGAGGACCCCGACGAGGCCAGGACGATCCTCGCCGAGCTGCTGGACTCCGTGGGCGAGGGCGTCGACCTGCGCCCGCCGCTCTACGTCGACTACGGCAGCAACATCGCGATCGGCGCCCGCACCTTCGTCAACTACCACCTCACGGCGCTGGACGTCGCGCGGATCACCATCGGCGAGGACTGCCAGATCGGCCCCAACGTCCAGCTCCTGACCCCCACCCACCCCGTGGAGCCGGAGCCCCGCAGGGACAAGCTGGAAGCGGCGCTCCCCATCACCATCGGTGACAACGTCTGGCTCGGCGGCGGGGTCATCGTCTGCCCCGGGGTGACCATCGGCTCCAACTCCGTGATCGGGGCCGGAGCCGTGGTCACGAAGGACATCCCCGCCGACGTCGTCGCCGTGGGCAACCCCGCCCGCGTCGTCCGCAGCGTCTGA
- a CDS encoding helicase-associated domain-containing protein encodes MGTTTPPRTLAEALRARGDESLAGLLRARPDLLSPVPNDITQLATRAGTRASVVRALEHLDRFALQTAEALAVAPDPAPYDTLLALLTGDGQDDGDGRDDAGAAITAALPAALTTLREQALVWGEDTRLHLVRTARELLAPSPQHPSPTGLGPTVSEATAGMSPGRLQEILAAAGLPATHDPVSAVSALAGLFTDRTRMAELLDTAPVEALSVLDRLVWGPPYGEVTPSPAPPVQWLRDRGLLLPVSTRTVVLPREAALHLRAGRAHRVPEPVPPVIVAAAERDPQTVDRAAAGQGFMALSTVEELLKLWNDGGPAILRAGGLSVRELKRAASALDVSETVAAFWIELAYAAGLLASDGETDERYAPTPASDEWLDLPAQDRWTHLATAWLAATRTPGLIGGQDAKGRALSALGPDLDRSAAPEVRRRVLALFASLPPGTAPDPQTLLARLRWERPLRSSVPGVATTPGGPAGEASDLRSRIALWTVNDAELLGITGRGALSSQARALLDEGPAAAAARLAPLIPEPLDHVLLQADLTAVAPGPLERPLADMLSVLADVESKGGATVYRFTPGSVRRALDAGQAATDLHAFLATHSRTPVPQPLSYLIDDVARRHGHLRIGAASAYVRCDDEAVLNEILADKRSATLRLRRLAPTVLAAQADPGSLLEGLREMGYAPAAESAEGDVLITRAGARRTPPRTPPVPVPEGPPVPDTTLLNAAVRAIRAGDTAARAVHREGPDTATAGALPRTAPAETLATVQAAAMTGSAVWIGYVNADGAITRWLAAPSALT; translated from the coding sequence ATGGGGACGACCACACCACCGCGCACGCTCGCCGAAGCTCTGCGCGCCCGGGGCGACGAATCGCTGGCAGGGCTGCTGCGCGCCCGCCCCGACCTGCTCAGCCCCGTGCCGAACGACATCACCCAGCTGGCGACGCGAGCCGGCACGCGCGCCTCCGTCGTCCGTGCGCTGGAGCACCTCGACCGCTTCGCCCTGCAGACCGCGGAGGCGCTGGCCGTGGCGCCGGACCCGGCACCGTACGACACGCTGCTCGCGCTCCTCACCGGTGACGGCCAGGACGACGGCGACGGACGGGACGACGCGGGCGCCGCGATCACCGCCGCGCTGCCCGCCGCCCTCACGACCCTGCGCGAACAGGCCCTGGTCTGGGGCGAGGACACCCGGCTGCACCTCGTGCGCACCGCGCGCGAGCTGCTCGCCCCCTCCCCGCAGCACCCCTCCCCCACGGGTCTCGGGCCGACCGTCTCCGAGGCCACGGCCGGGATGTCGCCCGGCCGGCTTCAGGAGATCCTGGCCGCCGCCGGACTGCCCGCCACCCACGACCCGGTGTCCGCCGTCTCCGCGCTGGCCGGACTCTTCACGGACCGGACGAGGATGGCGGAGCTGCTGGACACCGCCCCCGTCGAGGCGCTGTCCGTGCTCGACCGGCTGGTCTGGGGGCCGCCGTACGGGGAGGTCACTCCGAGCCCCGCGCCGCCCGTGCAATGGCTGCGCGACCGCGGGCTGTTGCTGCCCGTCTCGACGCGCACCGTCGTCCTGCCGCGCGAGGCGGCGCTGCACCTGCGGGCGGGCCGCGCCCACCGGGTGCCCGAGCCCGTGCCCCCGGTGATCGTGGCGGCGGCCGAGCGGGATCCCCAGACTGTGGACAGAGCGGCGGCGGGCCAGGGCTTCATGGCGCTGTCCACCGTGGAGGAGCTCCTCAAGCTCTGGAACGACGGCGGTCCGGCCATCCTCCGCGCGGGCGGCCTGAGCGTGCGCGAGCTGAAGCGCGCCGCGAGCGCGCTCGACGTATCGGAGACCGTCGCCGCCTTCTGGATCGAACTCGCCTACGCGGCGGGCCTGCTGGCGTCCGACGGCGAGACCGACGAACGGTACGCGCCGACGCCCGCCTCCGACGAGTGGCTGGACCTCCCCGCCCAGGACCGCTGGACCCACCTCGCCACCGCCTGGCTCGCCGCCACCCGCACCCCGGGCCTGATCGGCGGCCAGGACGCCAAGGGCAGGGCACTGTCCGCACTCGGCCCCGATCTGGACCGCTCGGCGGCCCCCGAGGTACGCCGCCGGGTGCTGGCCCTGTTCGCCTCGCTCCCGCCGGGCACCGCGCCCGACCCGCAGACGCTGCTCGCCCGGCTCCGCTGGGAACGGCCGCTGCGCTCCTCGGTCCCGGGCGTGGCGACCACACCGGGCGGCCCGGCGGGCGAGGCCTCCGACCTCCGCTCCCGGATCGCCCTGTGGACGGTCAACGACGCGGAGCTGCTGGGGATCACCGGCCGCGGGGCCCTCTCCTCCCAGGCCCGCGCGCTGCTCGACGAGGGCCCCGCTGCCGCCGCCGCCCGCCTCGCCCCGCTGATCCCCGAACCACTGGACCACGTCCTGCTCCAGGCCGACCTGACCGCGGTCGCCCCCGGCCCGCTGGAGCGCCCGCTCGCCGACATGCTCTCGGTGCTCGCCGACGTCGAGTCCAAGGGCGGCGCGACGGTCTACCGCTTCACCCCCGGCTCCGTACGCCGCGCGCTCGACGCCGGACAGGCCGCGACGGACCTGCACGCCTTCCTGGCGACCCACAGCCGTACGCCGGTGCCGCAGCCGCTGAGCTACCTCATCGACGACGTGGCCCGCCGCCACGGCCATCTGCGGATCGGCGCCGCCTCCGCGTACGTGCGCTGCGACGACGAGGCCGTGCTCAACGAGATCCTGGCCGACAAGCGCTCGGCCACCCTGCGGCTCCGCCGCCTCGCCCCGACCGTCCTGGCCGCGCAGGCAGACCCGGGGTCGCTCCTGGAGGGACTGCGCGAGATGGGGTACGCCCCGGCCGCCGAGTCCGCCGAGGGCGACGTCCTGATCACCCGGGCCGGCGCCCGCCGCACTCCGCCGCGTACGCCCCCCGTCCCCGTCCCCGAGGGCCCGCCGGTCCCGGACACCACCCTGCTGAACGCCGCGGTCCGGGCCATCCGGGCGGGCGACACGGCGGCCAGAGCCGTCCACAGGGAGGGTCCTGACACGGCCACGGCGGGGGCGCTCCCCCGCACGGCCCCCGCCGAGACCCTGGCCACGGTGCAGGCGGCCGCGATGACCGGCTCGGCCGTCTGGATCGGCTACGTCAACGCGGACGGCGCGATCACCCGCTGGCTGGCCGCGCCGTCCGCGTTGACGTAG
- a CDS encoding ABC transporter ATP-binding protein → MTTTRTQDTATSRLTARALTLAYDERTVVRELDLAVPDGCVTVIVGPNACGKSTTLRALGRLLKPAGGSVLLDGTELSRIPTRTIAQSVGLLPQTPVAPEAITVSDLVARGRQPHQRWWQQWSDADERAVTEAMERTDVTALGDRPVDELSGGQRQRVWIAMALAQDTDLLLLDEPTTYLDIAHQVEVLDLVRRLAAPAADGSRGRTVVTVLHDLNQAARYADHLVAMKAGRIVAEGRPGDVVTAELVREVFGLEAVVVPDPVTGSPLVVPGAPWTPATPLSSPSSSGKAL, encoded by the coding sequence ATGACGACGACCCGTACGCAGGACACCGCCACGTCCCGGCTCACGGCCCGCGCCCTGACCCTCGCCTACGACGAGCGCACCGTCGTGCGCGAGCTGGACCTGGCCGTGCCCGACGGGTGCGTGACGGTCATCGTCGGCCCCAACGCCTGCGGCAAGTCGACGACCCTGCGCGCGCTGGGCCGGCTGCTGAAGCCGGCCGGCGGCTCCGTGCTCCTGGACGGTACGGAGCTGTCGCGCATCCCCACGCGCACGATCGCCCAGTCGGTCGGGCTGCTCCCGCAGACACCCGTGGCACCCGAGGCGATCACCGTCTCCGACCTGGTCGCCCGTGGCCGCCAGCCGCACCAGCGGTGGTGGCAGCAGTGGTCGGACGCGGACGAGCGCGCGGTGACGGAGGCCATGGAGCGCACGGACGTCACCGCGCTCGGCGACCGGCCGGTGGACGAGCTGTCCGGGGGCCAGCGCCAGCGGGTGTGGATCGCGATGGCGCTCGCGCAGGACACGGATCTGCTGCTGCTCGACGAGCCGACCACGTATCTCGACATCGCGCACCAGGTCGAGGTCCTGGACCTGGTGCGCCGGCTCGCCGCCCCGGCCGCGGACGGCAGCCGGGGCCGGACCGTCGTCACCGTCCTGCACGACCTCAACCAGGCCGCCCGTTACGCCGACCACCTCGTCGCCATGAAGGCGGGCCGCATCGTCGCCGAGGGGCGGCCGGGGGACGTCGTCACCGCCGAGCTCGTGCGCGAGGTCTTCGGCCTGGAAGCCGTCGTCGTCCCGGACCCGGTCACGGGTTCCCCGCTCGTCGTACCCGGCGCGCCCTGGACTCCCGCCACGCCCCTGTCCTCCCCGTCCTCCTCCGGAAAGGCTCTCTGA
- a CDS encoding TetR family transcriptional regulator → MATGRTDPQRRERILAATLDHIAEEGVVGVSHRKIAGRAEVPLGSMTYHFDGIDDLLREAFTRFADHIVAVFELHLGRVDTPEQAREAVTDLIHVLSEGPRRDLVLTQELYTLAARRDEYRELTHAWMNRSRRLLEQHFDPDTARQLDALIEGLALHRSLDTEPQDRELTRLAVHRMTSGA, encoded by the coding sequence ATGGCCACCGGACGCACGGACCCGCAGCGGCGCGAACGCATTCTCGCCGCCACGCTCGACCACATCGCCGAGGAGGGTGTCGTCGGCGTCTCCCACCGCAAGATCGCGGGCCGCGCCGAGGTCCCGCTGGGCTCGATGACGTATCACTTCGACGGCATCGACGACCTGCTGCGCGAGGCCTTCACCCGCTTCGCCGACCACATCGTGGCCGTCTTCGAGCTGCACCTGGGCCGGGTCGACACCCCCGAGCAGGCCCGCGAGGCCGTCACCGACCTCATCCACGTGCTCTCCGAGGGCCCCCGCCGCGACCTCGTCCTCACCCAGGAGCTCTACACGCTGGCCGCCCGGCGCGACGAGTACCGCGAGCTCACCCACGCCTGGATGAACCGCAGCCGCCGCCTGCTGGAGCAGCACTTCGACCCGGACACCGCGCGTCAGCTGGACGCGCTGATCGAGGGGCTGGCCCTGCACCGGTCCCTCGACACCGAGCCGCAGGATCGCGAGCTGACGCGGCTGGCGGTGCACCGGATGACGTCCGGCGCCTGA
- a CDS encoding iron-siderophore ABC transporter substrate-binding protein, which yields MPTPPAARLLVTGSLAVTAALTLTSCGSSDSGSGSGGSASSSDGGTHTVATAMGNIKVPVAPKRVVVLDTAELDSALTLGVKPVGATHTGTESGYLSYLPKEQVAGIEDVGEMMTPNLEAVAGLKPDLILTSKIRHGDKYDELSKIAPTVMTENTGYPWKENFQVHANALGKVPAAEKVIAGYEAHVGEVTEALGGKEKAAATEVNMVRFVEGADIRVYGRQNYIATILADVGLGRPAVVDKAKDGFSYDISPEKIDQADADVVFHSTYGDAEKSGQKQTVGSGLWKNMGAVKAGKVFPVEDELWIQGIGYTAADKILDELQADLTK from the coding sequence ATGCCCACACCTCCTGCGGCTCGTCTGCTCGTCACCGGTTCGCTGGCCGTGACCGCCGCGCTGACCCTGACCTCCTGCGGCTCGTCCGACTCCGGCTCCGGCTCCGGCGGCTCGGCCTCCTCCTCCGACGGGGGGACCCACACGGTCGCCACGGCCATGGGCAACATCAAGGTGCCCGTCGCCCCGAAGCGGGTGGTCGTCCTGGACACCGCCGAGCTGGACTCCGCGCTCACCCTCGGTGTGAAGCCGGTCGGCGCCACGCACACCGGCACGGAGTCGGGTTACCTGAGCTACCTGCCGAAGGAGCAGGTCGCGGGCATCGAGGACGTCGGCGAGATGATGACGCCGAACCTGGAGGCGGTCGCGGGGCTGAAGCCGGACCTGATCCTCACCAGCAAGATCCGCCACGGCGACAAGTACGACGAGCTCTCGAAGATCGCCCCGACGGTCATGACGGAGAACACGGGCTACCCCTGGAAGGAGAACTTCCAGGTCCACGCCAACGCGCTCGGCAAGGTCCCGGCGGCCGAGAAGGTCATCGCCGGCTACGAGGCGCACGTCGGCGAGGTCACCGAGGCGCTCGGCGGCAAGGAGAAGGCGGCGGCCACCGAGGTCAACATGGTGCGGTTCGTCGAGGGCGCGGACATCCGCGTCTACGGCCGCCAGAACTACATCGCGACGATCCTCGCCGACGTCGGCCTCGGCCGGCCCGCGGTCGTCGACAAGGCCAAGGACGGCTTCTCGTACGACATCAGCCCGGAGAAGATCGACCAGGCGGACGCGGACGTCGTCTTCCACTCGACGTACGGGGACGCGGAGAAATCCGGGCAGAAGCAGACCGTGGGCAGCGGGCTCTGGAAGAACATGGGCGCGGTGAAGGCCGGCAAGGTCTTCCCGGTCGAGGACGAGCTGTGGATCCAGGGCATCGGCTACACGGCTGCGGACAAGATCCTGGACGAACTCCAGGCGGACCTGACGAAGTAG